In one window of Methanolobus mangrovi DNA:
- a CDS encoding glycosyltransferase: MNKIEVTIVVPTFNRANSISDTIESLCNQTYPHEKYEIIISDDSTTDETYKLVNQLIQEKDNNIRYIHANSITKGPANARNVGIENASGKLIGFTDDDCIVSNDWVKKAVDVFDMSTKDISGLYGKVTTIGNCKSRYRISREVSVENDDGSYVTPNVFYKKDVLLDVGCFDVTQRYLEDIELGWRVENVGEILFCPSLKVNHKILCLSIKDYISRLKVIEYWVMMHSKHPNHIGKGKYIHKRMQSMRPLYIVSSFIAILSLIYSAHYAYLIVGMTLLLYSFQYVFFDQKVQKYPKRLLKFPVVYIVDLMKLYYSTKGSIKYKYFMMY, encoded by the coding sequence ATGAATAAAATTGAAGTAACCATTGTAGTGCCTACTTTCAATCGTGCTAATTCAATAAGTGATACAATTGAATCTTTATGTAACCAGACATACCCTCATGAAAAGTATGAAATTATTATTAGTGATGATAGTACAACAGACGAAACATACAAATTAGTTAATCAATTGATTCAAGAAAAAGATAACAATATCAGATACATACACGCAAACAGTATTACTAAAGGGCCTGCGAATGCAAGAAATGTAGGAATAGAGAATGCATCAGGAAAACTAATAGGGTTTACTGATGATGACTGTATTGTTTCAAATGACTGGGTTAAAAAAGCAGTGGATGTTTTTGATATGTCTACAAAGGATATTTCTGGATTATATGGCAAAGTTACGACAATAGGCAATTGCAAAAGTCGATATCGGATCTCAAGAGAAGTCAGTGTCGAAAATGATGATGGTTCTTATGTAACTCCTAACGTATTTTATAAAAAAGATGTATTGCTTGATGTTGGTTGTTTTGATGTAACTCAAAGATATCTTGAAGATATTGAATTAGGCTGGCGTGTTGAAAATGTTGGTGAGATTTTATTCTGCCCATCATTAAAAGTTAACCATAAGATTCTATGCCTTTCAATTAAAGATTATATTTCAAGACTAAAAGTCATTGAATATTGGGTTATGATGCATAGTAAACATCCAAATCATATTGGAAAGGGCAAATACATACATAAACGGATGCAAAGCATGAGACCACTATACATAGTATCATCTTTTATAGCAATCTTGTCTTTGATTTATTCTGCACATTACGCTTATTTAATAGTAGGTATGACACTCTTGCTTTATTCATTTCAATATGTTTTTTTTGATCAAAAAGTACAAAAATATCCAAAACGTTTGTTAAAATTTCCGGTTGTATACATTGTAGATTTAATGAAATTATACTATTCAACAAAGGGAAGCATCAAATACAAATATTTCATGATGTACTAA
- a CDS encoding glycosyltransferase family 4 protein: MHIKVLHVVAGDLTEGAAKGAYWLHKGLLMKGIDSRMVVQYYYGNDENDSTIEAINQTNIGKRLKSLRHKMDIFPTKLYRNREKFIFSTGISGYDIRKLDAYQWADIIHLHWINNGMVKIKALSKIDKPIVWTMRDMWPMTGGCHYSLECKSYENGCGYCPLLKSHHKKDLSYILTLYKKRYYPKNLYLVAISNWLAKCAKKSYLFNDFNIEVISNAIDTQIFYAVDKKIAREALGLDKYKKIVLVGATNIHDEYKGFKKFQDSIPHLHNDYLFIFFGNVNTMKLNSLGINYKTLGYLNDSISLRLAYSCADVFVAPSTQEAFGKTLIESMACGTPVVAFDATGPKDIVEHKVTGYLAKPFDSSDLAKGIDWIFENHEKPLSLQARNRVENNYTMESIANKYINLYCEILSEKLHN, encoded by the coding sequence ATGCATATTAAAGTTCTTCACGTAGTAGCTGGGGATTTAACAGAAGGAGCAGCAAAAGGCGCATATTGGCTTCATAAAGGTCTGTTGATGAAAGGCATTGACTCAAGGATGGTTGTTCAATATTACTATGGAAATGATGAAAATGATTCTACTATTGAAGCTATAAATCAAACCAATATTGGAAAGAGATTGAAATCACTAAGACACAAAATGGATATTTTCCCAACAAAACTATATCGAAACCGTGAAAAGTTTATTTTCAGTACGGGAATAAGTGGATATGATATTAGAAAACTAGATGCTTACCAATGGGCAGATATAATCCATTTACATTGGATTAATAATGGTATGGTTAAAATTAAAGCACTAAGCAAGATTGACAAACCAATTGTTTGGACTATGCGAGACATGTGGCCAATGACTGGGGGTTGTCACTATTCATTAGAATGTAAAAGTTATGAAAACGGATGTGGTTATTGCCCTCTATTAAAAAGTCACCATAAAAAAGACTTGTCATATATACTTACACTATATAAAAAAAGATATTATCCGAAGAATTTATATCTTGTTGCAATAAGCAATTGGTTGGCAAAATGTGCCAAAAAAAGTTATTTATTTAATGATTTTAATATTGAAGTCATTTCTAACGCAATTGACACTCAGATTTTTTATGCAGTGGATAAAAAGATAGCAAGAGAAGCCCTTGGTTTGGATAAATACAAAAAAATTGTCCTTGTCGGTGCAACAAACATACATGATGAATATAAAGGTTTTAAGAAATTCCAAGATTCAATTCCTCATTTACATAATGATTATTTGTTCATCTTCTTTGGTAATGTAAATACTATGAAGCTTAATAGTCTTGGTATCAACTACAAAACACTAGGTTATCTAAATGACAGCATATCTTTAAGGTTAGCTTATTCTTGTGCAGATGTTTTTGTAGCTCCATCAACCCAAGAAGCATTTGGGAAGACATTGATTGAATCTATGGCCTGTGGTACACCGGTAGTCGCTTTTGATGCCACGGGTCCAAAAGATATTGTTGAGCATAAAGTAACAGGTTATCTGGCAAAACCCTTTGATTCTTCAGATTTAGCTAAAGGAATAGACTGGATTTTTGAGAATCACGAAAAACCTCTATCCTTACAAGCAAGAAACAGAGTTGAAAATAATTATACTATGGAATCGATAGCAAATAAGTATATCAACTTGTACTGTGAAATACTGTCTGAAAAATTACATAACTGA
- a CDS encoding class I SAM-dependent methyltransferase, whose protein sequence is MTTILNEIIINGRKEIVEFGSGISTIYIAKLLKEHGGRLNSFEHDENWVHIITKLLKENNLNKSVSVNFAPLSKSKFCLDNCKWYDENIVRSKIITPVDLIIVDGPPAYLNDLALSRYPAIPCIHSKLSDDYCIILDDIDRSGEEQIIGMWETELGIQFFKSYVKGGIAIGRSKSAFNI, encoded by the coding sequence GTGACAACTATACTAAATGAAATTATAATAAATGGCAGGAAAGAAATAGTTGAGTTCGGCAGTGGCATTTCCACTATATATATAGCAAAATTACTAAAAGAACACGGAGGAAGACTGAATTCATTTGAACACGATGAGAATTGGGTTCATATTATAACAAAATTATTGAAGGAAAACAATTTAAACAAGTCTGTTTCAGTAAATTTTGCTCCCCTTAGCAAGTCAAAGTTTTGTTTGGACAATTGTAAATGGTATGATGAAAATATAGTGCGTTCAAAAATAATAACCCCTGTAGATTTGATAATTGTTGATGGTCCACCAGCATATTTGAATGATTTAGCTTTGAGCAGATACCCTGCAATTCCCTGTATTCATAGCAAACTCTCGGATGATTACTGTATCATTCTAGATGACATTGACCGTTCAGGTGAAGAACAAATTATTGGAATGTGGGAAACAGAATTAGGAATACAATTTTTCAAGAGTTATGTAAAAGGTGGAATTGCAATTGGACGATCAAAGTCAGCGTTCAACATTTGA
- a CDS encoding glycosyltransferase family 2 protein, with translation MNPKVSVITVCYNAEEFIERAINSVLNQTYKNIEYLIIDGASKDNTIDIVNKYKSKIAFFLSEPDKGIYDAMNKGINASSGEILYFLNSDDQFYDYNVIENVVRFFHRNVAAEIVYGSIIRVDPDTNEAFVKSHNRVEKSFFIDNAICQQGIFFTKKSFDKVGLFDDTYKIAGDYEWELRAFYKYYLTTCYYPQVIAIYREGGISSLDQTFKLLQEERNKAVIEHFNKVELYIYWLTKKLIKKLAL, from the coding sequence ATGAATCCAAAAGTTTCTGTTATTACAGTTTGTTATAATGCCGAAGAATTTATTGAACGTGCTATCAATAGCGTTTTGAATCAAACATATAAAAATATAGAATACCTTATTATTGATGGTGCTTCAAAAGATAATACAATCGACATCGTCAACAAGTATAAATCTAAAATCGCATTCTTTTTAAGTGAGCCTGATAAAGGTATTTATGATGCTATGAATAAAGGGATTAATGCCTCATCTGGGGAAATACTTTATTTTCTGAATTCAGATGATCAATTTTATGACTATAATGTTATAGAGAATGTTGTTAGATTTTTTCATAGAAATGTAGCAGCAGAAATCGTTTATGGGTCTATAATCAGAGTGGATCCTGATACAAACGAAGCATTTGTTAAATCTCATAATAGAGTGGAAAAATCATTTTTTATAGACAATGCAATATGTCAACAGGGAATATTTTTCACTAAAAAAAGTTTTGATAAGGTAGGCTTGTTTGATGATACTTATAAGATAGCTGGAGATTATGAATGGGAATTAAGAGCTTTTTACAAATATTATCTCACTACATGCTATTATCCACAAGTAATTGCCATTTATAGAGAAGGTGGTATTAGTAGTTTGGATCAAACCTTCAAATTATTGCAAGAAGAACGGAACAAAGCAGTAATTGAACATTTTAATAAGGTAGAACTATATATATATTGGCTTACTAAAAAACTTATAAAAAAATTGGCTTTGTAG